From a single Paenibacillus sp. FSL R5-0345 genomic region:
- a CDS encoding response regulator transcription factor, protein MKSILIVEDEEAISRVLSAYLKKAGFHVTRVADGRAALESFAISPPSLVLLDIMLPNMNGFELLKLIREKSSCPVIMLTARDGINDRLAGLDGGADDYMSKPFIPEEVVARVNAVLRRPSQWSDGSQKRHYGSLFIDFTARAVFLNGAELNLSPRDMSVMLFLAERPNQICTREQLIEHVWEMDYEGSDRAVDLSIKRLRQALSHWPIDEGEIRTLRGTGYQLWTT, encoded by the coding sequence AAAAAAAGCAGGCTTTCATGTCACCCGTGTAGCCGATGGACGCGCTGCGCTGGAGTCTTTTGCTATATCACCTCCATCATTAGTATTACTCGACATCATGCTGCCAAACATGAACGGCTTTGAACTCCTCAAGCTCATCCGTGAAAAAAGCAGCTGCCCCGTGATCATGCTCACAGCAAGAGACGGGATCAATGACCGACTAGCCGGTCTCGACGGCGGTGCGGATGATTACATGTCTAAGCCCTTTATTCCAGAAGAAGTGGTGGCACGTGTGAACGCTGTATTACGCCGTCCCTCGCAGTGGTCTGATGGCAGCCAGAAACGGCATTATGGCAGTTTGTTTATCGACTTTACAGCGCGTGCTGTCTTTTTGAACGGGGCTGAGCTGAACCTTAGTCCACGCGATATGTCGGTCATGTTATTTTTAGCCGAAAGGCCAAATCAAATATGTACTCGTGAACAATTAATAGAGCATGTCTGGGAGATGGATTACGAAGGAAGTGACCGAGCAGTGGATTTGTCTATTAAAAGACTTCGCCAAGCGCTGTCGCACTGGCCAATAGATGAAGGGGAGATCCGTACCTTGAGAGGCACTGGATATCAATTATGGACAACTTAA